In Drosophila simulans strain w501 chromosome X, Prin_Dsim_3.1, whole genome shotgun sequence, one DNA window encodes the following:
- the LOC6740169 gene encoding nuclear pore complex protein Nup153 isoform X4, whose translation MEDAQEQRESSQAELAKKHPLTPLKELPEESEEEEEEDESSAGAQRETDSNNSIMGKMKKRVSSILPASLSGWFSPSSKDGNDALSSPANLRQSQPRQSNGRSTTKRKRGRRRIMLAEADADAADDLDDGSDAKGLNYEEVALADNIAEHDLAAEDEQTRRSEYNVFLLRKRAGAVAAAGGDEDEAEEDELEEDDEEGDEEDDDEEQENLQQSARVQTKRRRLELETPVNLPNMRRLPLLSSTPAAPLAAATSSSSSSTSQMYKSVSQLAPHRRNHLNLYGNQRQREPAYNFFTGNEAAEGSTGDLPHSIRRSLNIPFGGSSTSSSYNNSLSSLPNHKRPPLIGKRTHRRDLTMDETGTGPDMSSEEHLNHLLGISRTNNNTSNNNNNNNNNVIKTKTRRSELSAAAGGGGDSQSESDLNECHDNGEGHEGLRRSHYNSNSNLEFYGNLQSSKSIFNRSNAAAQQSHRNSTWSLNSLTQRRRFNASIYGSTSALSDSRLLSGSASNSGSASASSSPFYQGRTTFGGYSGNNRLFSRTNLSSSAASSIMGLNSAGSSPAHPLHASMSGGIGYGIKAVDMRPSDSGNLAATSVGQGGSKKPSTGLSNTTMRILNLLESYSTPLIDAKRMGSSIKEHQSSRQQRLGTSATPYLRSTSASSNAPVPNHINELAELRSNKLLVPTMQQLLERRRLHRVTQNSRDVVHSRNVRAGGENNEEKPKQAAPYVAPIDQSSNHTHHTNKMRSRLSHQTRNKEPRAAEEEAPPPLELPQISFPEMASAPKFDLIIKPTVPVVSKPSTTDPIPSSNASNSKQMPNFLANPQPAAPIVNFAANGNVPAISEPTRRTFTFSEPIPLSNFRENCILKTKINRNFTFPSPASLDDLRTTNEQSQPTINGTPSSKEWECDTCMVRNKPEVNKCVACETAKPVASAATAQAPSAPPTAAIETQSFGGFGDRFKKSTTDWECDACMLSNKAEASKCIACETPRKTVAPKVNNFSPLITNAKSNEWECSVCLVRNKVEASKCVACESAKPGPTIALPATSNIAVATPSMITDGFGDRFKKSTTAWECDACMLSNKAEASKCIACETPRKTSTSIANSLPSMNNNLSAGSGFDMSFMKKANMWECQTCLVMNKSSDVECIACQTPNSRASSNNNESAPSSSMSSFPLFSGTLSRSSSRSSSGSASTFGSVGSGSIVSISSTSESSKTLSTSKVPPKPDTGFQQLVAAQKSSTWECEACLAKNDMSRKTCICCEQMMPEALNPAAATANSAASSVPKFRFGFSHVKEVVKPSVETTTTPAPTSAQFSFGFGQSNQGKDVADSKKTEAPKTFSFGVSKVEEPKTVTFGTDIKETTATSSSEATAPAAAAAPLQFVFKAPTTATTAASSITTTISTTSNAPALGGFRFGAPSSSSAVSSSTASTSANPAAVKPMFSFSGAGSAVSSTSSSQQPVAKAPTMGFGVSSSTVTTTTTSTKVFAFTPASAPAPSAATSTPAPAAGLTFGSQSKPATTQNTGTFFFGQPTAAAPATPTNSSVSSIFGAPATSTTANTSVSATTSTANAIASSFATTSTPQLFGNWGENKTDMTTSSATKPFTFGAPSVSGTTTTPSFGWSSNGDAAKSNSVAVGSAAVPSSSASKMATPIFGSSSMFGPSSSSNNTTSTTSLPFGSAATTAATTPAAGGNGPLTGIFGNVGNSLVGVGAPVATTPAPTAAAPLANFFGNPTPVAAAAPVFGSGSTITSAGFGAPAAAAPLAGTALPGAFNFGGATAATPAASSAPYKFGSSTNEPLAKPAFNFTGSAASSTAPAPAFNFTANTAATNLTGGDQSHPRIFQFGSSQPAANNQFGGMGSATNNSAGGMPMFNFAPGPPQMQSTPNANAPYQFGATSAAPANIFAFNPPAAGNSAQSSQMARRKIRAPARRLPPR comes from the exons ATGGAGGATGCACAGGAGCAAAGGGAATCCTCGCAAGCcgaattggccaaaaagcatCCGCTGACGCCGCTCAAGGAACTGCCTGAAgaaagcgaggaggaggaggaggaggatgaatCCTCGGCGGGAGCCCAACGGGAGACTGACAGCAACAAC tccATCATGGGCAAGATGAAGAAGCGCGTGTCCAGCATTCTGCCTGCCTCCTTGAGCGGTTGGTTTTCGCCGTCGTCCAAAGATGGGAACGATGCCTTATCCTCCCCAGCTAATCTCCGCCAGTCACAGCCACGCCAGTCCAATGGACGCTCTACTACCAAGCGGAAACGTGGACGCCGTCGGATAATGCTAGCCGAAGCGGATGCCGATGCAGCCGACGATCTTGATGACGGCTCCGATGCCAAGGGCCTGAACTACGAGGAGGTGGCCCTGGCCGACAATATAGCCGAGCACGACCTAGCCGCCGAGGATGAGCAGACGCGTCGGAGCGAGTACAATGTGTTCCTGCTGCGCAAGCGAGCCGGGgctgttgcagctgccggCGGTGATGAGGATGAGGCCGAGGAGGATGAACTGgaagaggacgacgaggaAGGCGATGAGGAGGATGACGATGAAGAGCAGGAGAATCTCCAACAATCCGCCCGCGTGCAGACCAAGCGTCGACGCCTGGAG CTGGAGACCCCCGTCAATTTGCCCAACATGCGTCGTCTGCCCCTATTGTCATCCACGCCTGCTGCTCCGCTCGCGGCTgccaccagctcctccagctcctccacctcGCAGATGTACAAGAGCGTCAGCCAGTTGGCTCCACATCGGCGCAACCACCTCAATTTGTATGGTAATCAACGGCAGCGCGAACCCGCGTACAACTTTTTTACGGGCAACGAAGCCGCCGAGGGAAGCACTGGGGATCTGCCACACAG cATCCGCCGTTCACTGAACATACCTTTCGGAGGAAGCAGCACCTCTAgcagctacaacaacagcCTATCCAGCCTTCCTAACCACAAGCGACCACCGCTCATAGGCAAGCGAACCCATCGACGCGATCTTACCATGGATGAGACGGGGACTGGCCCGGACATGAGTTCGGAAGAACACCTCAATCATTTGCTGGGAATAAGCAggaccaacaacaacactagcaacaataataataataataacaacaatgtcATTAAGACAAAAACAAGACGAAGTGAACTGTCTGCAGCCGCAGGAGGTGGCGGCGATTCTCAGTCCGAGAGCGATTTGAACGAATGCCACGACAATGGCGAAGGGCACGAAGGACTGCGCCGGTCGCattacaacagcaacagcaatttaGAATTTTACGGAAATCTGCAGAGCTCGAAGTCAATATTTAACAGGAGCAACGCCGCCGCACAGCAATCGCATCGGAATTCTACGTGGTCGCTGAACTCCCTGACCCAACGACGTCGCTTCAATGCGTCCATATACGGCAGTACGTCGGCACTGAGCGACAGTCGTTTGCTGAGTGGCAGTGCCTCTAATTCAGGCTCTGCATCTGCCTCTAGCTCGCCCTTTTACCAGGGACGCACCACCTTTGGCGGCTATTCCGGTAACAATCGCCTCTTCAGTCGCACCAATCTGAGCTCATCCGCCGCATCCTCAATAATGGGACTCAATTCTGCCGGCAGCTCACCGGCGCATCCGCTGCATGCTTCCATGTCTGGTGGTATTGGATACGGTATAAAAGCGGTAGACATGCGACCTTCCGACTCCGGCAATCTTGCGGCGACATCTGTGGGCCAAGGTGGCAGTAAGAAACCCAGTACCGGGCTGTCGAACACCACGATGCGCATCCTCAACCTGCTGGAAAGCTACTCCACGCCATTGATCGATGCCAAGCGCATGGGCAGCAGCATCAAGGAGCATCAAAGCAGTCGCCAGCAGCGCCTGGGTACGTCAGCCACCCCGTATCTACGTTCCACAAGTGCCAGCAGCAATGCTCCGGTGCCCAATCACATCAACGAGTTGGCGGAACTGCGCTCCAACAAACTGCTGGTGCCGACGATGCAGCAGCTTCTGGAACGCCGTCGCCTGCACCGCGTTACACAGAACTCTCGAGATGTGGTTCACAGCCGGAACGTTCGTGCTGGTGGGGAAAACAACGAGGAGAAGCCCAAGCAAGCTGCCCCATATGTTGCTCCGATAGACCAGTCGTCTAACCATACTCACCACACAAACAAGATGCGTTCGCGTCTTTCGCACCAGACGCGCAACAAGGAGCCACGCGCGGCGGAAGAGGAAGCACCCCCGCCGCTGGAGTTGCCACAGATCAGCTTTCCGGAAATGGCAAGCGCGCCAAAGTTTGATTTGATAATCAAACCCACGGTGCCAGTGGTATCAAAGCCATCTACCACCGACCCAATCCCAAGTAGCAATGCCTCCAACTCCAAGCAGATGCCAAACTTCCTGGCTAATCCCCAGCCTGCGGCACCAATTGTTAACTTCGCTGCCAATGGAAACGTTCCTGCAATCAGTGAACCAACTAGACGCACATTCACTTTCTCGGAACCCATACCTTTGTCGAACTTCAGGGAGAACTGCATCCTCAAGACGAAGATCAATCGCAATTTCACCTTCCCGTCACCGGCATCACTAGATGATTTGCGTACAACGAATGAGCAGTCGCAGCCAACCATAAACGGAACACCGTCATCCAAGGAGTGGGAGTGTGATACGTGTATGGTGCGGAACAAGCCCGAGGTCAACAAGTGTGTGGCCTGTGAGACGGCCAAGCCGGTAGCATCTGCGGCTACTGCCCAAGCACCATCAGCACCACCTACGGCAGCTATTGAGACACAAAGTTTCGGTGGTTTTGGGGATCGCTTCAAGAAATCAACGACTGACTGGGAGTGCGATGCCTGCATGCTGTCCAATAAGGCTGAAGCCAGCAAATGCATTGCCTGCGAGACTCCAAGGAAAACTGTTGCACCAAAGGTCAACAACTTCTCACCGTTGATTACAAATGCGAAAAGCAACGAGTGGGAGTGCTCCGTGTGTCTGGTGCGCAACAAAGTCGAGGCTAGCAAGTGTGTGGCCTGTGAGTCGGCCAAACCAGGCCCAACTATCGCTCTCCCTGCAACATCTAATATAGCTGTTGCGACTCCCTCTATGATTACGGACGGCTTTGGGGATCGCTTCAAGAAATCAACGACTGCCTGGGAGTGCGATGCCTGCATGCTGTCCAATAAGGCTGAAGCCAGCAAATGCATTGCTTGCGAAACTCCGCGAAAAACTTCGACTTCAATAGCGAACAGCCTCCCGTCGATGAACAATAATTTGTCAGCCGGATCCGGTTTTGATATGTCCTTCATGAAAAAGGCAAACATGTGGGAGTGCCAGACGTGCCTGGTGATGAACAAATCGAGTGATGTGGAATGCATTGCCTGTCAAACGCCAAACTCAAGGGCgagtagcaacaacaacgagtcCGCACCAAGTTCATCCATGAGCTCTTTCCCCTTGTTCTCCGGGACTTTATCCAGATCCTCATCTAGATCATCCTCTGGGTCAGCCTCAACCTTTGGGTCAGTTGGTTCGGGATCTATCGTCAGCATTAGCTCCACGAGCGAAAGCTCCAAAACATTATCAACAAGTAAGGTGCCCCCCAAGCCGGATACGGGATTTCAGCAGCTGGTGGCAGCCCAAAAATCATCAACTTGGGAATGCGAAGCATGCCTGGCAAAGAATGATATGTCGCGGAAGACTTGTATCTGCTGTGAGCAGATGATGCCGGAAGCATTGAACCCTGCCGCAGCAACGGCCAACTCCGCAGCCAGTTCGGTACCCAAATTTCGTTTTGGATTTTCTCATGTAAAGGAGGTTGTCAAGCCATCTGTGGAAACGACGACCACTCCAGCACCAACTTCCGCTCAATTTAGCTTCGGTTTTGGTCAAAGCAATCAGGGTAAGGATGTGGCGGACAGCAAGAAGACGGAGGCCCCGAAGACCTTTTCGTTTGGCGTGAGCAAAGTGGAAGAGCCCAAGACGGTGACTTTTGGGACAGACATCAAGGAAACGACTGCCACATCCAGCTCAGAAGCAacagctccagctgcagctgcagcaccacTCCAGTTTGTATTCAAGGCACCGACTACCGCAACCACGGCTGCCAGCTCAATCACCACCACAatcagcaccaccagcaacgCTCCTGCTTTGGGTGGCTTCAGATTTGGCGCTCCATCATCGTCCTCTGCAGTTTCCAGTTCGACGGCCAGCACCAGTGCGAATCCCGCGGCTGTCAAGCCCATGTTCAGCTTTTCCGGAGCTGGCAGTGCCGTGAGCAGCACCAGtagcagccagcagccagtGGCCAAGGCGCCAACCATGGGTTTTGGTGTTTCCTCCAGCACCGTAACAACGACGACAACCTCAACGAAAGTCTTTGCTTTCACACCGGCATCTGCTCCAGCTCCGTCAGCAGCCACCTCGACACCAGCTCCAGCTGCCGGCTTAACCTTTGGAAGTCAGTCAAAGCCAGCGACCACACAGAACACTGGAACCTTCTTCTTTGGCCAGCCAACAGCGGCTGCGCCAGCAACGCCAACCAACTCTAGCGTGAGCTCCATCTTCGGGGCACCAGCAACAAGCACCACTGCAAACACCAGCGTGAgtgccaccaccagcaccgccAACGCCATTGCATCCAGCTTTGCGACCACCTCGACCCCTCAGCTCTTTGGCAATTGGGGTGAAAATAAAACGGACATGACCACCAGCAGCGCGACCAAGCCATTCACCTTTGGTGCTCCTTCCGTTTCGGGAACGACTACAACGCCCAGCTTCGGCTGGTCGAGCAATGGAGATGCGGCAAAGAGCAACAGCGTTGCGGTCGGCAGTGCGGCGGTTCCTTCGTCTTCGGCCTCCAAGATGGCGACTCCGATATTTGGAAGCAGCTCCATGTTTGGACCATCCAGTAGCAGTAACAACACAACCAGCACCACTAGTCTACCATTCGGATCAGCGGCGACCACTGCCGCAACCACGCCGGCGGCGGGCGGCAATGGACCGCTTACTGGGATATTCGGCAATGTGGGCAACTCTCTAGTGGGAGTAGGAGCTCCTGTAGCCACAACACCAGCGCCAACAGCCGCTGCTCCATTGGCCAACTTTTTTGGCAACCCCACGCCAGTTGCTGCGGCCGCGCCTGTCTTCGGCAGCGGGAGCACCATCACAAGCGCAGGATTTGGAGcacctgctgcagctgctccattGGCGGGCACAGCGTTACCAGGAGCATTTAACTTTGGCGGAGCCACTGCAGCCACGCCAGCT GCCTCAAGTGCTCCATACAAATTCGGAAGCAGCACCAATGAGCCGCTGGCCAAACCAGCGTTCAACTTCACCGGCTCGGCGGCGAGCTCGACTGCTCCTGCGCCAGCCTTCAATTTCACGGCCAATACGGCGGCCACTAATCTCACCGGTGGCGAT CAGTCGCATCCGCGCATCTTCCAATTCGGTAGTTCGCAACCGGCGGCCAATAACCAGTTCGGTGGTATGGGCAGTGCCACCAACAACTCCGCCGGCGGTATGCCCATGTTCAATTTTGCGCCCGGGCCGCCGCAGATGCAG TCCACACCGAATGCCAATGCACCGTACCAATTTGGCGCGACCTCCGCAGCGCCAGCCAATATATTTGC
- the LOC6740169 gene encoding nuclear pore complex protein Nup153 isoform X6 — MEDAQEQRESSQAELAKKHPLTPLKELPEESEEEEEEDESSAGAQRETDSNNSIMGKMKKRVSSILPASLSGWFSPSSKDGNDALSSPANLRQSQPRQSNGRSTTKRKRGRRRIMLAEADADAADDLDDGSDAKGLNYEEVALADNIAEHDLAAEDEQTRRSEYNVFLLRKRAGAVAAAGGDEDEAEEDELEEDDEEGDEEDDDEEQENLQQSARVQTKRRRLELETPVNLPNMRRLPLLSSTPAAPLAAATSSSSSSTSQMYKSVSQLAPHRRNHLNLYGNQRQREPAYNFFTGNEAAEGSTGDLPHSIRRSLNIPFGGSSTSSSYNNSLSSLPNHKRPPLIGKRTHRRDLTMDETGTGPDMSSEEHLNHLLGISRTNNNTSNNNNNNNNNVIKTKTRRSELSAAAGGGGDSQSESDLNECHDNGEGHEGLRRSHYNSNSNLEFYGNLQSSKSIFNRSNAAAQQSHRNSTWSLNSLTQRRRFNASIYGSTSALSDSRLLSGSASNSGSASASSSPFYQGRTTFGGYSGNNRLFSRTNLSSSAASSIMGLNSAGSSPAHPLHASMSGGIGYGIKAVDMRPSDSGNLAATSVGQGGSKKPSTGLSNTTMRILNLLESYSTPLIDAKRMGSSIKEHQSSRQQRLGTSATPYLRSTSASSNAPVPNHINELAELRSNKLLVPTMQQLLERRRLHRVTQNSRDVVHSRNVRAGGENNEEKPKQAAPYVAPIDQSSNHTHHTNKMRSRLSHQTRNKEPRAAEEEAPPPLELPQISFPEMASAPKFDLIIKPTVPVVSKPSTTDPIPSSNASNSKQMPNFLANPQPAAPIVNFAANGNVPAISEPTRRTFTFSEPIPLSNFRENCILKTKINRNFTFPSPASLDDLRTTNEQSQPTINGTPSSKEWECDTCMVRNKPEVNKCVACETAKPVASAATAQAPSAPPTAAIETQSFGGFGDRFKKSTTDWECDACMLSNKAEASKCIACETPRKTVAPKVNNFSPLITNAKSNEWECSVCLVRNKVEASKCVACESAKPGPTIALPATSNIAVATPSMITDGFGDRFKKSTTAWECDACMLSNKAEASKCIACETPRKTSTSIANSLPSMNNNLSAGSGFDMSFMKKANMWECQTCLVMNKSSDVECIACQTPNSRASSNNNESAPSSSMSSFPLFSGTLSRSSSRSSSGSASTFGSVGSGSIVSISSTSESSKTLSTSKVPPKPDTGFQQLVAAQKSSTWECEACLAKNDMSRKTCICCEQMMPEALNPAAATANSAASSVPKFRFGFSHVKEVVKPSVETTTTPAPTSAQFSFGFGQSNQGKDVADSKKTEAPKTFSFGVSKVEEPKTVTFGTDIKETTATSSSEATAPAAAAAPLQFVFKAPTTATTAASSITTTISTTSNAPALGGFRFGAPSSSSAVSSSTASTSANPAAVKPMFSFSGAGSAVSSTSSSQQPVAKAPTMGFGVSSSTVTTTTTSTKVFAFTPASAPAPSAATSTPAPAAGLTFGSQSKPATTQNTGTFFFGQPTAAAPATPTNSSVSSIFGAPATSTTANTSVSATTSTANAIASSFATTSTPQLFGNWGENKTDMTTSSATKPFTFGAPSVSGTTTTPSFGWSSNGDAAKSNSVAVGSAAVPSSSASKMATPIFGSSSMFGPSSSSNNTTSTTSLPFGSAATTAATTPAAGGNGPLTGIFGNVGNSLVGVGAPVATTPAPTAAAPLANFFGNPTPVAAAAPVFGSGSTITSAGFGAPAAAAPLAGTALPGAFNFGGATAATPAASSAPYKFGSSTNEPLAKPAFNFTGSAASSTAPAPAFNFTANTAATNLTGGDSTPNANAPYQFGATSAAPANIFAFNPPAAGNSAQSSQMARRKIRAPARRLPPR, encoded by the exons ATGGAGGATGCACAGGAGCAAAGGGAATCCTCGCAAGCcgaattggccaaaaagcatCCGCTGACGCCGCTCAAGGAACTGCCTGAAgaaagcgaggaggaggaggaggaggatgaatCCTCGGCGGGAGCCCAACGGGAGACTGACAGCAACAAC tccATCATGGGCAAGATGAAGAAGCGCGTGTCCAGCATTCTGCCTGCCTCCTTGAGCGGTTGGTTTTCGCCGTCGTCCAAAGATGGGAACGATGCCTTATCCTCCCCAGCTAATCTCCGCCAGTCACAGCCACGCCAGTCCAATGGACGCTCTACTACCAAGCGGAAACGTGGACGCCGTCGGATAATGCTAGCCGAAGCGGATGCCGATGCAGCCGACGATCTTGATGACGGCTCCGATGCCAAGGGCCTGAACTACGAGGAGGTGGCCCTGGCCGACAATATAGCCGAGCACGACCTAGCCGCCGAGGATGAGCAGACGCGTCGGAGCGAGTACAATGTGTTCCTGCTGCGCAAGCGAGCCGGGgctgttgcagctgccggCGGTGATGAGGATGAGGCCGAGGAGGATGAACTGgaagaggacgacgaggaAGGCGATGAGGAGGATGACGATGAAGAGCAGGAGAATCTCCAACAATCCGCCCGCGTGCAGACCAAGCGTCGACGCCTGGAG CTGGAGACCCCCGTCAATTTGCCCAACATGCGTCGTCTGCCCCTATTGTCATCCACGCCTGCTGCTCCGCTCGCGGCTgccaccagctcctccagctcctccacctcGCAGATGTACAAGAGCGTCAGCCAGTTGGCTCCACATCGGCGCAACCACCTCAATTTGTATGGTAATCAACGGCAGCGCGAACCCGCGTACAACTTTTTTACGGGCAACGAAGCCGCCGAGGGAAGCACTGGGGATCTGCCACACAG cATCCGCCGTTCACTGAACATACCTTTCGGAGGAAGCAGCACCTCTAgcagctacaacaacagcCTATCCAGCCTTCCTAACCACAAGCGACCACCGCTCATAGGCAAGCGAACCCATCGACGCGATCTTACCATGGATGAGACGGGGACTGGCCCGGACATGAGTTCGGAAGAACACCTCAATCATTTGCTGGGAATAAGCAggaccaacaacaacactagcaacaataataataataataacaacaatgtcATTAAGACAAAAACAAGACGAAGTGAACTGTCTGCAGCCGCAGGAGGTGGCGGCGATTCTCAGTCCGAGAGCGATTTGAACGAATGCCACGACAATGGCGAAGGGCACGAAGGACTGCGCCGGTCGCattacaacagcaacagcaatttaGAATTTTACGGAAATCTGCAGAGCTCGAAGTCAATATTTAACAGGAGCAACGCCGCCGCACAGCAATCGCATCGGAATTCTACGTGGTCGCTGAACTCCCTGACCCAACGACGTCGCTTCAATGCGTCCATATACGGCAGTACGTCGGCACTGAGCGACAGTCGTTTGCTGAGTGGCAGTGCCTCTAATTCAGGCTCTGCATCTGCCTCTAGCTCGCCCTTTTACCAGGGACGCACCACCTTTGGCGGCTATTCCGGTAACAATCGCCTCTTCAGTCGCACCAATCTGAGCTCATCCGCCGCATCCTCAATAATGGGACTCAATTCTGCCGGCAGCTCACCGGCGCATCCGCTGCATGCTTCCATGTCTGGTGGTATTGGATACGGTATAAAAGCGGTAGACATGCGACCTTCCGACTCCGGCAATCTTGCGGCGACATCTGTGGGCCAAGGTGGCAGTAAGAAACCCAGTACCGGGCTGTCGAACACCACGATGCGCATCCTCAACCTGCTGGAAAGCTACTCCACGCCATTGATCGATGCCAAGCGCATGGGCAGCAGCATCAAGGAGCATCAAAGCAGTCGCCAGCAGCGCCTGGGTACGTCAGCCACCCCGTATCTACGTTCCACAAGTGCCAGCAGCAATGCTCCGGTGCCCAATCACATCAACGAGTTGGCGGAACTGCGCTCCAACAAACTGCTGGTGCCGACGATGCAGCAGCTTCTGGAACGCCGTCGCCTGCACCGCGTTACACAGAACTCTCGAGATGTGGTTCACAGCCGGAACGTTCGTGCTGGTGGGGAAAACAACGAGGAGAAGCCCAAGCAAGCTGCCCCATATGTTGCTCCGATAGACCAGTCGTCTAACCATACTCACCACACAAACAAGATGCGTTCGCGTCTTTCGCACCAGACGCGCAACAAGGAGCCACGCGCGGCGGAAGAGGAAGCACCCCCGCCGCTGGAGTTGCCACAGATCAGCTTTCCGGAAATGGCAAGCGCGCCAAAGTTTGATTTGATAATCAAACCCACGGTGCCAGTGGTATCAAAGCCATCTACCACCGACCCAATCCCAAGTAGCAATGCCTCCAACTCCAAGCAGATGCCAAACTTCCTGGCTAATCCCCAGCCTGCGGCACCAATTGTTAACTTCGCTGCCAATGGAAACGTTCCTGCAATCAGTGAACCAACTAGACGCACATTCACTTTCTCGGAACCCATACCTTTGTCGAACTTCAGGGAGAACTGCATCCTCAAGACGAAGATCAATCGCAATTTCACCTTCCCGTCACCGGCATCACTAGATGATTTGCGTACAACGAATGAGCAGTCGCAGCCAACCATAAACGGAACACCGTCATCCAAGGAGTGGGAGTGTGATACGTGTATGGTGCGGAACAAGCCCGAGGTCAACAAGTGTGTGGCCTGTGAGACGGCCAAGCCGGTAGCATCTGCGGCTACTGCCCAAGCACCATCAGCACCACCTACGGCAGCTATTGAGACACAAAGTTTCGGTGGTTTTGGGGATCGCTTCAAGAAATCAACGACTGACTGGGAGTGCGATGCCTGCATGCTGTCCAATAAGGCTGAAGCCAGCAAATGCATTGCCTGCGAGACTCCAAGGAAAACTGTTGCACCAAAGGTCAACAACTTCTCACCGTTGATTACAAATGCGAAAAGCAACGAGTGGGAGTGCTCCGTGTGTCTGGTGCGCAACAAAGTCGAGGCTAGCAAGTGTGTGGCCTGTGAGTCGGCCAAACCAGGCCCAACTATCGCTCTCCCTGCAACATCTAATATAGCTGTTGCGACTCCCTCTATGATTACGGACGGCTTTGGGGATCGCTTCAAGAAATCAACGACTGCCTGGGAGTGCGATGCCTGCATGCTGTCCAATAAGGCTGAAGCCAGCAAATGCATTGCTTGCGAAACTCCGCGAAAAACTTCGACTTCAATAGCGAACAGCCTCCCGTCGATGAACAATAATTTGTCAGCCGGATCCGGTTTTGATATGTCCTTCATGAAAAAGGCAAACATGTGGGAGTGCCAGACGTGCCTGGTGATGAACAAATCGAGTGATGTGGAATGCATTGCCTGTCAAACGCCAAACTCAAGGGCgagtagcaacaacaacgagtcCGCACCAAGTTCATCCATGAGCTCTTTCCCCTTGTTCTCCGGGACTTTATCCAGATCCTCATCTAGATCATCCTCTGGGTCAGCCTCAACCTTTGGGTCAGTTGGTTCGGGATCTATCGTCAGCATTAGCTCCACGAGCGAAAGCTCCAAAACATTATCAACAAGTAAGGTGCCCCCCAAGCCGGATACGGGATTTCAGCAGCTGGTGGCAGCCCAAAAATCATCAACTTGGGAATGCGAAGCATGCCTGGCAAAGAATGATATGTCGCGGAAGACTTGTATCTGCTGTGAGCAGATGATGCCGGAAGCATTGAACCCTGCCGCAGCAACGGCCAACTCCGCAGCCAGTTCGGTACCCAAATTTCGTTTTGGATTTTCTCATGTAAAGGAGGTTGTCAAGCCATCTGTGGAAACGACGACCACTCCAGCACCAACTTCCGCTCAATTTAGCTTCGGTTTTGGTCAAAGCAATCAGGGTAAGGATGTGGCGGACAGCAAGAAGACGGAGGCCCCGAAGACCTTTTCGTTTGGCGTGAGCAAAGTGGAAGAGCCCAAGACGGTGACTTTTGGGACAGACATCAAGGAAACGACTGCCACATCCAGCTCAGAAGCAacagctccagctgcagctgcagcaccacTCCAGTTTGTATTCAAGGCACCGACTACCGCAACCACGGCTGCCAGCTCAATCACCACCACAatcagcaccaccagcaacgCTCCTGCTTTGGGTGGCTTCAGATTTGGCGCTCCATCATCGTCCTCTGCAGTTTCCAGTTCGACGGCCAGCACCAGTGCGAATCCCGCGGCTGTCAAGCCCATGTTCAGCTTTTCCGGAGCTGGCAGTGCCGTGAGCAGCACCAGtagcagccagcagccagtGGCCAAGGCGCCAACCATGGGTTTTGGTGTTTCCTCCAGCACCGTAACAACGACGACAACCTCAACGAAAGTCTTTGCTTTCACACCGGCATCTGCTCCAGCTCCGTCAGCAGCCACCTCGACACCAGCTCCAGCTGCCGGCTTAACCTTTGGAAGTCAGTCAAAGCCAGCGACCACACAGAACACTGGAACCTTCTTCTTTGGCCAGCCAACAGCGGCTGCGCCAGCAACGCCAACCAACTCTAGCGTGAGCTCCATCTTCGGGGCACCAGCAACAAGCACCACTGCAAACACCAGCGTGAgtgccaccaccagcaccgccAACGCCATTGCATCCAGCTTTGCGACCACCTCGACCCCTCAGCTCTTTGGCAATTGGGGTGAAAATAAAACGGACATGACCACCAGCAGCGCGACCAAGCCATTCACCTTTGGTGCTCCTTCCGTTTCGGGAACGACTACAACGCCCAGCTTCGGCTGGTCGAGCAATGGAGATGCGGCAAAGAGCAACAGCGTTGCGGTCGGCAGTGCGGCGGTTCCTTCGTCTTCGGCCTCCAAGATGGCGACTCCGATATTTGGAAGCAGCTCCATGTTTGGACCATCCAGTAGCAGTAACAACACAACCAGCACCACTAGTCTACCATTCGGATCAGCGGCGACCACTGCCGCAACCACGCCGGCGGCGGGCGGCAATGGACCGCTTACTGGGATATTCGGCAATGTGGGCAACTCTCTAGTGGGAGTAGGAGCTCCTGTAGCCACAACACCAGCGCCAACAGCCGCTGCTCCATTGGCCAACTTTTTTGGCAACCCCACGCCAGTTGCTGCGGCCGCGCCTGTCTTCGGCAGCGGGAGCACCATCACAAGCGCAGGATTTGGAGcacctgctgcagctgctccattGGCGGGCACAGCGTTACCAGGAGCATTTAACTTTGGCGGAGCCACTGCAGCCACGCCAGCT GCCTCAAGTGCTCCATACAAATTCGGAAGCAGCACCAATGAGCCGCTGGCCAAACCAGCGTTCAACTTCACCGGCTCGGCGGCGAGCTCGACTGCTCCTGCGCCAGCCTTCAATTTCACGGCCAATACGGCGGCCACTAATCTCACCGGTGGCGAT TCCACACCGAATGCCAATGCACCGTACCAATTTGGCGCGACCTCCGCAGCGCCAGCCAATATATTTGC